Within Legionella birminghamensis, the genomic segment TAAAATTCAAGGCGTTTCTCGTTGGCGTTCCCCGCTTTTTTAAAATCCTGTATCAGCAGCTGCGCTCTTACATTACCGATACCCTAAAAAATGACTTTTCAGAGCATCTGCACGCGGGTCATCAACGGCCACAGAAAGCCAGCCCCCCGCCGCCACCGGTAAAAGTTTTACCCAGTCACCTTAGGTGTCTGGAAGAAGTCCTGCAAGGCCAGGGCCTGCTTGCCAACGGAGAAACACTGGAGCAATTCATCAAAAGGCAATTGCATAACAATCAATATGTTATTGTACGCCCGGAGCATTTACCCAGCCCTCCGGCGTATACCAACCCGTTTCATAGGGTAGTGAGTGTACTGAGACATTTTTCTGCATTGTTTATTGATATCAGTGAACAAAATCCCATTATTGGCTCATTAGCCATTGCTGCCTACATGTATGGAGCAGGAGCGGTTGCTGCGCCTGAAATGTTAAAATCTATTCTCGTTAAGCTTCATCTCAATGGCTTAATTCATGGCATTGAACCCACGCAGGCATTAGGGCGCTGGATGAGCCATGGTACTGTATCAGAAGCAATTTCAGCCGCAGTGACCTATTGGCAGGGAGTGATTGTTGGTGGTGACCTGGATCAATTTTTCATAAAAGCAATCAGCGTATTACGCGACGAGCCTGCGCAGGTTGCTATTATCATCAGTCTTGCGCTCGGATTGGGCTATGGCCTGTGCAAGGCATTTCCCTCTATTAACAAGGAAATGGGGACATGCCCCTGGCCCAATCGATTTGCACTTGGCATTAAAGGAGGCGGTGCTGCCTGGGATACTGTCATGCATCCTGGCGATGATTGGCTTTTGGGTACTATTAAATGGTTATTGCATGGCGGGATGATTCTTCTTAAAACCTTTATTTCACCTTTTATCGAATGGCATTATTATGGTTTTCAAAAGGGTTTTGGCAGCGGGCTTAAAAAAAGTGTTGTGCTCTCCTTGCAAACGGGAAAAGAAATCCTGGCAGGAACGGTTGATTTGACAATGTCTCTCCTGACCGTTCCCTTTATGGAATTGAGCGCAATGTTTATTCATGTTCCCTTCCGCGGGATAACCAGTCTATTCAGCAAGACATTCGGTGCATTAGGAAACATTCAGGCGATTGGCGAGATGATGAATCATTTTGCCCTGCGTAAAACCGGCTGGGATTATTTATCAGACTTTCGCCTCTCACCTCTTTATGGCTTCAGCAATCCCATCCAAACTTATTCATTTAAACCAGTTCCTAATGCATTGGCAACACTATTTTTCATAATAGTGTCCCCGCTGCTGCAGCTAATAAAAAATGTTATTATTCTCCCAATTCTGGACTTGAGCTCACTGATTCTTCGACTGACAATAAATGTGCTGGATCTCGCAAGCCGCATGGTTGCTTTCGTCATAGGGAACAGCTTGTTTTATGCAGGTTATGTTTCCGATTATACTCTGGGTTATTTGTTTCGGTTTACCGCCACTTTGATCACCAGGAGCAGTAATTGGGTTGATAAGGCCGCCGGTTTTTGCCGCCAGTTGATTTTAAAAGAAATACAATTAGGCCGTCATATTGTATTTCATTGGGCTTTTGGCAGTCAGGATGCATCCTCGCATCAAACGCAGACTGACCTTGGTTATTTTCAGGACGATTTACTCAGGCTGGATCGTCTCGAAGAGCAAGACTCTACACAGCGTTTATTGGAGATGCTCATCGATGATTTACCGGATACTTCCCTTTCAGAATTAAATGACAATACGATCTGTAACCGCTTGTCTAATAAACCGGCTGCTTCAATTAAATTTGAGTATGAAACCCAGCCCATTGGCTGCAGCGACTACCCACAGGCAACACCTGTATTTTAAAAGAGGAAATAATGAAAAAAGGATTCACGCTTATTGAACTGCTTATTGTTATGGTAATCATTGGAATTCTGGTCAGCATTGCTTATCCCAGTTATCTACAATACATCGTGCGTGCAAGACGCAGTGATGGCCAGTCGGCATTACTTGATTTGGCAAGCCGTATGGAGCGTTATTACTCAGAACGCAATACCTATTTAAACGCGACTATCGGAACAGGCGGAGCAAATGACATACGCGCGAGCAATCTTTCCTCAGAAGGCTGGTATACCCTTTCGATAAGCGCGCAAACAGCTTCCTCCTATACCCTTCAGGCCATTCCACGTAATAACCAGGGCAGGGATGATCGCTGGTGCCAGACATTAACCTTGAACAGTCTGGGGGCAAAGGGGATCACAGCAGGCCCTGGCGGCGCACCGAGTGGAACGGTGGCTCAGTGTTGGTAGCCAATCGCGGATTTTACAGTCCAGTTTGCATTACCAAATTGAGTTTGACAAATTTATCCTGTTAGCTATACCCAAAGAATAGAGTATAGGTATACTTTAATATATCGACCCACTTTTGATATGAAGGCTCAAAGGAATGATTATATGGACACAACTGGTTTAGAGTTCAAACTCATCAATGAGCTCATTGAAAGTTCGCAGGATGGCGTCTTCGTTCTTAACTCGTTCAATAAAATCGTATTAAACAATGTAGCAGGTTCACGAATTACCGGTTACTCTCCCGCCGAGCTGATTGGTCAGGATGCACTCATTCTTGGTTCGGGACTACACGATGACTCCTATTTTCAAAAAATCGAAAAATTTCTTGCGATTAACTTGCGCTGGCAAGGTGCGATGATTAACCGCACGCGAACAGGACAGGTTTATCTCGCCAATGCGTTGATCATAAGAATTAATGATGATGAAGGCGATTTGCAATTTTATCTTCTACGTTTATCTTCTGTGCAAATTTTAGGAGATCTGGTTGATTCCGTGATCACCCATATGCCGCAATTTGACAGATGTCGAAATCTTCTGCCCAATTCAGACCTCTCCTTATCCGATTTTTTTGAAGAAAATACCGGCGATGGTAATAACAATACCTTCGCCCTTATTCTTTTAAAGATTGAAGCAACTGAGACAGGAAGCAGCACTAGACCTGATCATGATAGGCTTAGTGATAAAATGATTAATTACCTATCCTCCCAATTACAGCAATTTGCTTTTGCGGGTAAATTGAATCAGGACTACCTTGTTTGTATTGCTTATTTTCAACAACGACATTCCCTTGAAAACTTTCTGGGCCATCTGCGTCTTGCCTTGATCAGCATTATGAATCAGGAGAATATTCCATCAGACCCACAGACAAGTTTGGCTATTAGTGCAGCACTCTATCCGGAAAATGGCTTTTATCTTGATACTTTACTGGTTAAAGCAGTGAGTACCATGTTGCATGCAAAAACAATCAATAAGCAGTCATCGTATTTTATAGATGAGCCACGAAATAAATCAACGGATAATTTAATTACTTATTCCTATTTAAAAGAGGCCTTAAACAGTGAAGGGCTTTGTTTATACTATCAACCCATCGTTTCATTTGAAAACAGCCAGATTGTTGCTATTGAAGCTTTTTTGCGCTGTAAGGATGATCAGGGCGGGTTGTTACTGCCCAATGAATTCTTCCCAATTGCTGAGAAATACCAGCTTTTACCTGCCATTGAAAAATGGGTAATTTCTCAGGCGCTGCAGGATATGAACATGATTAAGTCCAGCAGTCTCAGGCTTCATGTCAATGTCAGCGCTTCCCAATTCCTTCATCCCAATTTTTATCAGGAGGTGCAGGAGAATTTGCAGCTATATCACTTTCCCCCCTCTATGCTCAGTATTGAAATAACCAATGATTTAATGACAAAACAGCAGGCAGCGACTATCACCGTGCAGCAATTACAAAAAAGCGGCATCAATATCGCTGTATCCTGCG encodes:
- a CDS encoding EAL domain-containing protein, with translation MDTTGLEFKLINELIESSQDGVFVLNSFNKIVLNNVAGSRITGYSPAELIGQDALILGSGLHDDSYFQKIEKFLAINLRWQGAMINRTRTGQVYLANALIIRINDDEGDLQFYLLRLSSVQILGDLVDSVITHMPQFDRCRNLLPNSDLSLSDFFEENTGDGNNNTFALILLKIEATETGSSTRPDHDRLSDKMINYLSSQLQQFAFAGKLNQDYLVCIAYFQQRHSLENFLGHLRLALISIMNQENIPSDPQTSLAISAALYPENGFYLDTLLVKAVSTMLHAKTINKQSSYFIDEPRNKSTDNLITYSYLKEALNSEGLCLYYQPIVSFENSQIVAIEAFLRCKDDQGGLLLPNEFFPIAEKYQLLPAIEKWVISQALQDMNMIKSSSLRLHVNVSASQFLHPNFYQEVQENLQLYHFPPSMLSIEITNDLMTKQQAATITVQQLQKSGINIAVSCGYSLFTSYRFMTEIGARQIKFDRYYARKIYERKVDQSEIDIMLKQLMLQNSEVIIEGIEREDDLEFFVTRGCNLFQGIFFYPPMTIDQLMTFTRLPPLVKS
- a CDS encoding type IV pilin protein produces the protein MKKGFTLIELLIVMVIIGILVSIAYPSYLQYIVRARRSDGQSALLDLASRMERYYSERNTYLNATIGTGGANDIRASNLSSEGWYTLSISAQTASSYTLQAIPRNNQGRDDRWCQTLTLNSLGAKGITAGPGGAPSGTVAQCW